aaaacattcatagAGCAGAAACATAATGGTTTTAAAGCTTTCATGCGGTTTCTGTCGTGTAAGATCAATTGTGCCGTTTTTAAACTTGGGAACGTATATCAACTGATTCCGTTGTTTTGCTGTTAAACAGTGTTAGGACGGTATACCGAAAAACAATATTATAGTCAACAGAAAAAGGTAACTAGTTCATACGACCTTAAACGACGAAATTATATGCTTTGAAGATATCGTTTATTCTGGACTTTCCGACACACATGGGGGACAGCGAAACAACTCCGATCGAAACAGAAGAGCCGAAAGCTTCAGTTAATGCTATTgagtttattaaaaacatctgTAAGTAATTTCACACATGAGTGACATTAAGCAAAttacttttctaaataaaacGATTTAAGTTTGCCCGAGTCCGAGATGCTATTTTAGGGTCGGGACCATCTTTTAATGGCGTCAAAGGGCACTGCTTTCAATAAAGCGTTATTTTCTTATATATGTGTCATTTGTTTAACTATTTTCTTTAATGATAACGTATTGCCAGCCGTATGTGAGTTTAGTGACATTTAAtgtcttttataaaaacatcttttttatcATCTACAGTGGTGAATTGTTTTACCCTGAGGAAATACAATACCAATTCTAAGCTTCACTATAAAACCATTATGAACCAAAAGCTGTTTACCATCATTACCATTGCAAATTTCCCTATGTACTCTGTATATCTGGGCCTTATTCCAGAAGAGTTTAAAGGTGTGATGTATGATAAAAAGTGTGTTGCTAGCCTACATATGAAGAACTTATTTCCCAAATTAaactcagtttaaaaaaatatgttttttattgtgcattccaactAACATCAATCCAACTGcaattggtttgttttgatttgagccataataactaaaaaaattaagctaacttacacaaaaaaacatgatatcatATAAAAATCGTTTTGAGTTATCttaactcttcatatgttttctaaggttttttgttgtttttgagcAGGAAAAGCAAGGGAAGGACAATATATGATTAGATATGATTATAATTAACTTGACTACTCTCACTGTCAGCACCCAGGGATGtggagaaatgtgtttttgcgGATTCACTGGTGACCGTGTCAGATTCGGGCAGAGAACTGGGAGATTTCTCTGTGAGTGTCAGTAGGGCGAGCTGCAATGAAGAGCTCTGCTTTCTCCTTCATGCCAGCAGTCATGGTGTGATTGATGAAGTCCCTTGCGGCACATCAATTGTGGGTGAGATGACCTCTCTTATTACATTCCactttactatttatttaataatgtacGATGCAGATGTTGTTTCagacgtttttttttctgttgacagCTTATATATCTGAAAGGCTTGAGATATTGGAAGAAAATCAACATGAATATGTAAAggtatgtttttcttgtaaaaaaaaaagtacaattcaTTACATTTGCCAATAGGCCCAATAGGCATATTTAATATGCTTTTACCCTTATttaagtgtaaaataaaatgtaatatcacAGTTTGTTAATGTTTCAGCTGGAACATAAGATGCTGGATAGGAAGGTACATATGGTTAGACAAGATGATCAGCTTATGGTAAACAGGACTATATCAGAGAAGGAGGTAAGTTTCATTCCAATCATTTTGAGTAATTCTGTGCAAAAGAtgtaatagatttttttgtcaatttaaaaTAGAGATTGTGATCCACACCTGCTAAAACTGCCTTTTAACCATTAATGATTAATGCATGATCTAAAtgaatttattacattaaaaactctATTCTTGTTTATACTATGTCAATATATCTTGTCACGTTTGAAAGTTTGTCTCAATAATGCAATATCGCCTTTCCTTTAACTGAATCTATAGGGAGTGAAGACGCAAACCCACACATTTCCATTGAGCTCTTTAACAGGCCTTGTATCCGAGGCTTCCAACTTCCTGATCCTGCGCATACTTTCTCTGCAGAAGATTGTTCCAGAAAACATGACATTTCTATCATTTGATGCAGATTCGGTGATATCGAAGTCAACCTATGTAAGTCCTTTGAGCTTGCCTGTATTTCAAGAAAGTCCTGTATTTCGTTCCCCCACCATATGagtgtgtttttgtaatatttgccAGGCTTCAATGTCGTTTTAACAGTGATAAACTTTGTTTGATTCAGAGAGCACTCGGGTGGAAGAAACAGAAGATTTGTGAAGAACTGGTCAACACATTTGGAATAGAAAGAACTGTGTTTTCTGCAAAAGACACCTCTTCAACTTGGCATTGCTTCTTTCTGCCTGAGGGGTAGGACACCCTTATCTTAAAGAAATACTGCAGGTTTCATTTTTAAGTCTAACTTGTATTAAATTCAAAACATTCCTTAAATATCATGAAACGTTGGTGTAGTATTTTCTTTAGAATGTTGTACTATATCTGAATATAACGGTTTCTGCAATAAGATTAAATAACAATAGTTtatgatttcatggtgactctGACTTTTCCTAAAACATGAACTTTTCATATAGGCATCTAGTAAGCAGAGTACAATTGGGTTCACCCGCAATGATGAAGCTACTGCATTTGCCTCTCTTGCTAGATGGAGGTTTGAAGACTTTATCATTATGCAGTCTGCTCCTCTGTGATCATAAGTTTTTCTTATACATCTAAACAATATGTATGTAAATGAGATTTGCTTTTTCAGTGGACAAAAAACAGATTCCTGTGTTTGAGAAGAAGCCACTCATTTGGGAAGAAGACATGGAACTTTACTCAAAGTTTCTTGACAGaaaggtgtgtgtgtctatTCATATACACTgatcacataaatattttacacattaaaaatcacaaccaaaaacattgtgttttcaCATCTACATGTTATACCTACAACATTTGTACACTATGCAATATATAGCGCTTCCTTTGgcttttatttccaaaacagGAGGAACTCAAAGCAGATTACACCTCCCACATCAGACAGCACCCGGAACTAAAAGCTTTAATGGCGGATTTCCTCCAATTCCTGCTGTTGAGGAAACCATCAGATGTCTTCTCATTTGCTCGTGACTTCTTTGCACCCTTTGCTTCTCAAAGTCCCCCAGGAAATCCCTGTAAAGAGTCACCAAACCCAACATTTCCAGAAGTGCTGGATAACAAACCCTAACCACAACGTTTTTGTACCagagattttaaataaagtttttcccCCTTGCAGCCTTTCcagtaaagttttatttaagtaGTAAGTATTTGGTGAATACATGTCGTTGCATTAGGATGATTAGATAATTAGATACATTGCGAGTTTTGGTCGGAAGAccaatacagaaatgttttaagcgttaacataataaatcaacCTAAACTAACGCGTGCGCTGCTACCCAGAATTATGGGGAATGTAGTTTGGTTGCTCATGCCTGTCATATTAAGATTAGTCAGAGAAACTGGTGAAAGCTAGCTTTTTTCCattgtttattaacattaatcTAACTGCGTACAATCTACAATATATTGTCAAATTACAAACCTTCCAACAAGGCAACATAAGGAAATCCCAAGTTTTCCTAGTACAATATATAATACGCGATGGCTTTCACATGCACTCAACTCCTTAAAGAAATCATAAGCCCAAAGTTCTGCGCATTATGGTCATGAACAAACTactataaaactgtttttattcattttcagttcaaagtgttttttaaactaGAGGTATTTATTACACAACGTGGGCAATCCCACGGTGACAAACAACATACGCACCAATCACAATGGTCACGTCACTTCCTGGTTCAAACTGGAACTGCTGTTTAGGCTGAAATCGAAAGTAATCGAGTAGTAGATGCCGAGGTAGAATGTTGTCCCGGACTTGCTTGTCTTATTTACGTGAACTTTACGTTTTTCTGCGTTGATTTCTGTTGGCTGGTGTACATTTATAAAGGTAAGATGAGTTTTAGAAATTTTAGTTGAATGTTGGCGGTACAAAAGTAACTTAGGTGTGATCGCATCTGCATTGTAACTATAGCTATCGATCTGCTCAGTGTTTAAGTGTTCTTGCGTATCATTTTAAAGCAGTGACAGTAATGTACACTTGTGTAGTGACAAACTATGtataatttgatttaaactttGCTATATTCTTATCTAACTAAGTATTTTATATACCGTTTTAATAACCTCATTGGAAGTTTGGCTAAACGAAACGTCATATATTGATGGGGGGAAAACAAAGTAACATGTCTGTACTTGTTTATAATAGACCATTTCTGGGTTCCCAATTAcgatattttgaacaacatttaaaaatcaaaattccAAGTACAGATTCAAGTTTAAAATATGGACAACTAATAAAGTTGTCACAACATAAAAAAGGGAATCAAGCTGagacctaaaaacaaaacattaaaacatattagGCTTGTTCGAGTTGATTCATACTGACACCGACTGGCGAGATCAGGCGGTTGCAGGTGGGGGAGTAAAAACACGGCCGTCAGAAAAAACGTGCACAAGACAGTATTTCCACCCAATTCTAAACTACTagagtttttttaaaggtttattaCACCCAAATACTACTTAATTCTTACAAATAAATCTTATTGCTAACAGCTTAATGTTGAGTAATTACTGTGACTAGGTAGCATAATAATATCAACATatcaactaaaataaacaataaattatgGTAAAGCTTTCTCAGTCACTAGATTAACCACATTTCAAGTACAGAGTAAAGACACAGGATGACCCTGGGTAGATTAAAATTGTgtatatttgataaaataacaaattgaacacacaattttttttacatgaaccACATTCATGCACCACTTCATTAAGGACCATCGTCACTAAATTCACCAACTTGGTTGATGACGTTTTCATGACAGAGAAGTGAATGAAATATAATGGATTTCACATTTCCTTATGACAACTGTTAATTTTAAAGTAGGCTATAACTATCAAGATATGAAGCAAATAGAGCCATGATGAAGTTGTACTCTTTACATATATCCTAAACGActgaaatatgttaaaaaatgtaaatatgattgCGCAGTTCTCCCATTCGGGAGacatacaataataaacaatttttttcatcTGACAAAGTTTATGTgttcattcatatttaattatccttaaaatctttatttctttaaggTATCTTCTTATTTTTTAGCTCAACATGAATACTCTGAAGCTTCTTGAGATTGATGAGGACCTGACAAGTAAGGAAGTGGCCGAGCTAAAGTTTCTGTGCACAGACTCTGATCTGCTTCAGAAAAAACGCCTGGAGAGAGTTAGTGATGCCAAAGATCTCTTTTTACGACTGGAGGAGCAGGGACTCCTCGAAGATGGACTGCTCATCCCTGAGCTTCTGATCACAATTGGACGCTTTGACCTGCTTTTCATCCTGAATACGTCTAGAGAGGAGGTGGAGAGGCATCTGCAGACAAGAGACACAAGCAAGGGGGTCTCACCATACAGGTATGAAGAATGTAAAATCTAGGTTGTTTAGCAATCTTTCAAAGAAGATCTCTTATTATGTTACAGGTTTTAAAGTAGATCTTTATTTACTATACATACAGAAGTAAATTCTCAAGGGCTGTATCGTCTGTTAAATAGGTATTTTGGGAAATGCTACAGTGTTCAATGTTCTTTATCTTACATTTTTGTCTCTCTGCTCATCACAGAAAGATGCTTTATAAATTGTCTGAAGACATGACTGACGAAAACCTCAGTGTAGTGAGATTCCTTCTCTCTGAGGAGATTCCCAAATCAAAACTAGCAACATCTTCTGTaagtgtaaaaaatgtaaaagaatacATGACCTATTGAATAGGTCTGTGTAACTGTGTAACTCTATGTGGTTATGATTATACAGTCATTACTAGACATTTTGATTGAGATGGAAAAGCAGCAGATGCTTGGAGAAGACAATCTAGATAAGCTGCAAGGAATTCTTGAAAAGTGTGACAAACAACTGGCCAACGTGATACAAGATTTCAAAATGCACAAAAGACAAggtacaaataaaaataccGTTTTCAATGATCATGTACATCTTAATGAGTTTGATATGTttcttaaattataaaaaaaatgcatatgttTTTGTCCAATAGGGAACAGACCTCCTCTACAGGAAGTTTCTAACCATCAGCTCTCCAGACCCCACTATCCTGAA
This DNA window, taken from Triplophysa dalaica isolate WHDGS20190420 chromosome 6, ASM1584641v1, whole genome shotgun sequence, encodes the following:
- the catip gene encoding ciliogenesis-associated TTC17-interacting protein isoform X3 yields the protein MGDSETTPIETEEPKASVNAIEFIKNISPRDVEKCVFADSLVTVSDSGRELGDFSVSVSRASCNEELCFLLHASSHGVIDEVPCGTSIVAYISERLEILEENQHEYVKLEHKMLDRKVHMVRQDDQLMVNRTISEKEKIVPENMTFLSFDADSVISKSTYRALGWKKQKICEELVNTFGIERTVFSAKDTSSTWHCFFLPEGHLVSRVQLGSPAMMKLLHLPLLLDGVDKKQIPVFEKKPLIWEEDMELYSKFLDRKEELKADYTSHIRQHPELKALMADFLQFLLLRKPSDVFSFARDFFAPFASQSPPGNPCKESPNPTFPEVLDNKP
- the catip gene encoding ciliogenesis-associated TTC17-interacting protein isoform X1 yields the protein MGDSETTPIETEEPKASVNAIEFIKNISPRDVEKCVFADSLVTVSDSGRELGDFSVSVSRASCNEELCFLLHASSHGVIDEVPCGTSIVAYISERLEILEENQHEYVKLEHKMLDRKVHMVRQDDQLMVNRTISEKEGVKTQTHTFPLSSLTGLVSEASNFLILRILSLQKIVPENMTFLSFDADSVISKSTYRALGWKKQKICEELVNTFGIERTVFSAKDTSSTWHCFFLPEGHLVSRVQLGSPAMMKLLHLPLLLDGVDKKQIPVFEKKPLIWEEDMELYSKFLDRKEELKADYTSHIRQHPELKALMADFLQFLLLRKPSDVFSFARDFFAPFASQSPPGNPCKESPNPTFPEVLDNKP
- the catip gene encoding ciliogenesis-associated TTC17-interacting protein isoform X2, which gives rise to MTASLPWKPKMLITPRDVEKCVFADSLVTVSDSGRELGDFSVSVSRASCNEELCFLLHASSHGVIDEVPCGTSIVAYISERLEILEENQHEYVKLEHKMLDRKVHMVRQDDQLMVNRTISEKEGVKTQTHTFPLSSLTGLVSEASNFLILRILSLQKIVPENMTFLSFDADSVISKSTYRALGWKKQKICEELVNTFGIERTVFSAKDTSSTWHCFFLPEGHLVSRVQLGSPAMMKLLHLPLLLDGVDKKQIPVFEKKPLIWEEDMELYSKFLDRKEELKADYTSHIRQHPELKALMADFLQFLLLRKPSDVFSFARDFFAPFASQSPPGNPCKESPNPTFPEVLDNKP